One genomic window of Wolbachia endosymbiont (group B) of Eucosma cana includes the following:
- the pheT gene encoding phenylalanine--tRNA ligase subunit beta: MKFTLSWLLEYLETNASLEEITDKLTHIGLEVENVIDNSRLAGFVVAEVLEVAPHPNADKLKLCRVNDGSKVLQIVCGAKNVKEGMKTVLAFLGSTLPESNFTIKPTKIRGVLSEGMLCSASELSLTQDESEGIIELSDDYKTGDKFFNCDPVIDINITPNRGDCLGVYGIARDLAATGIGTLKTLIIPQLTASMNSLINVKVIDGESFISGVYITNVKNKESPKWLKDKLESIGMRSISAIVDITNYIMISFGRPMHAYDAKKIEGELIVRKANDEEKFIGLNDKEYLLNKDISVISDDKNVQAIAGIMGSKYSECTLETTDIFLESAWFDPISITKSSRQLSISTDSSYRFARSVDHGFILDGLNLVAQVILELCGGEVSSVVSAGNLNKADTKINFDYQNANKLGSVSASPDEVLNILTKLGFSIDKRTENNWSVHVPSWRPDITIPADLVEEVVRIYGYDKIKEEPLAGDVVVEFDTQDDLRILMTSRGFHEVMTWSFMSESIAEKFGYLNKLFIIDNPFNNNFNTMRPSVIPNLLQVTVDNIAHGISDLAIFEIGPIYNGEAQSKYVLSGIRSGNNLPRNHYNTDRKIDVFDAKADLITALEFFNINCDNLTIERAEKEYYHPGKSGTLSFRSKIVGYFGELHPSVLDSFDIKQKIVAFEVMLENIENLPVSKKKFIDYKYQSVKRDFAFIVSKDIVVGSIINMVKKSSELITEVLIFDVYHGNNIEPNKMSIALSVTFCSPTHTLTEEEIQKESNMIVNLVCENTEGTLRAHH; the protein is encoded by the coding sequence ATGAAGTTCACATTATCTTGGTTATTAGAGTACTTAGAAACCAATGCTAGTTTAGAGGAAATTACTGATAAATTAACTCACATAGGGTTGGAAGTAGAGAATGTGATCGACAATTCCAGATTGGCCGGGTTTGTTGTTGCAGAAGTATTAGAAGTCGCACCTCATCCAAATGCTGATAAATTAAAATTATGTAGAGTAAATGATGGAAGTAAAGTTCTGCAGATAGTCTGCGGAGCAAAAAATGTTAAAGAAGGCATGAAAACTGTACTTGCATTTCTTGGTAGCACATTGCCAGAAAGCAACTTTACAATTAAGCCTACAAAAATAAGAGGAGTGCTAAGTGAAGGGATGCTCTGCTCTGCCTCTGAGCTTTCGCTGACTCAAGATGAAAGTGAAGGAATAATCGAGCTTTCTGATGATTATAAAACAGGAGATAAATTTTTCAATTGCGATCCTGTAATTGACATAAACATCACTCCAAACCGTGGAGATTGCTTAGGTGTTTATGGAATAGCACGTGATCTAGCAGCAACTGGAATTGGAACGTTAAAGACTTTAATCATTCCACAACTTACCGCTTCTATGAACTCACTAATAAACGTCAAAGTCATCGATGGGGAGAGTTTTATTAGTGGAGTATATATCACTAATGTAAAAAATAAAGAGAGTCCAAAATGGCTAAAAGATAAATTGGAATCGATAGGAATGCGCTCCATTTCTGCAATAGTTGATATTACTAATTACATTATGATATCTTTCGGGCGCCCGATGCACGCGTATGATGCAAAAAAAATAGAAGGAGAGCTCATAGTACGCAAAGCAAATGACGAAGAAAAATTTATTGGTTTAAATGATAAAGAGTACTTATTAAACAAAGACATAAGCGTTATTTCTGATGATAAAAACGTTCAGGCAATTGCTGGAATTATGGGCAGTAAGTACAGTGAATGCACTCTTGAGACTACTGATATCTTTTTAGAGTCTGCTTGGTTTGACCCCATCTCTATCACTAAATCTTCAAGGCAGCTCAGCATCTCCACAGACTCAAGTTACAGGTTTGCACGCTCAGTTGATCATGGATTCATTCTTGATGGGCTGAATCTTGTAGCCCAGGTGATTTTGGAGTTATGTGGTGGAGAAGTGTCAAGTGTAGTGTCTGCTGGTAATCTGAATAAGGCTGATACCAAGATAAATTTTGATTATCAGAATGCAAACAAACTTGGAAGTGTATCTGCATCACCTGATGAAGTACTCAATATTTTAACAAAATTAGGGTTTAGTATTGATAAAAGAACTGAAAATAATTGGAGCGTACATGTACCAAGCTGGAGACCAGACATAACCATACCTGCTGACCTAGTTGAAGAGGTAGTAAGAATATACGGCTATGATAAAATAAAGGAAGAGCCATTAGCAGGCGATGTTGTGGTAGAATTTGATACACAGGATGATTTGCGCATTTTAATGACAAGCAGAGGATTTCATGAAGTGATGACTTGGTCTTTTATGAGTGAATCAATAGCTGAAAAGTTTGGTTACTTGAATAAGTTATTTATCATCGATAATCCATTTAATAATAACTTTAATACAATGAGGCCAAGTGTCATACCAAATTTGTTGCAAGTCACTGTAGATAATATTGCTCACGGGATATCTGATCTCGCAATTTTTGAAATTGGACCAATTTACAATGGTGAAGCTCAATCTAAGTACGTTTTAAGTGGAATTAGATCAGGAAATAATTTACCGCGAAACCATTATAACACTGATAGAAAAATAGATGTTTTTGACGCAAAGGCTGACCTCATAACGGCTTTGGAATTTTTTAACATTAATTGTGATAATTTAACAATAGAAAGAGCAGAAAAAGAATATTATCACCCAGGAAAGTCAGGCACCTTATCTTTTAGAAGTAAAATAGTTGGTTATTTTGGGGAATTGCACCCAAGTGTACTGGATTCTTTTGATATCAAACAAAAAATTGTAGCCTTTGAAGTGATGCTAGAAAACATTGAAAATTTACCTGTAAGTAAGAAAAAATTTATCGATTATAAATATCAAAGTGTAAAACGCGATTTTGCATTTATTGTGAGTAAAGACATAGTAGTAGGTAGCATAATCAATATGGTGAAAAAAAGCTCAGAGCTCATCACAGAAGTTTTGATATTCGATGTATACCATGGAAATAACATAGAGCCGAATAAGATGTCTATAGCATTGTCAGTTACTTTCTGCTCTCCAACTCACACTTTAACTGAAGAGGAAATCCAAAAAGAATCAAATATGATAGTCAACTTAGTGTGTGAAAATACTGAAGGAACTTTGAGAGCTCATCATTAA
- the ileS gene encoding isoleucine--tRNA ligase produces the protein MNMKYYPDTSSSPDFSLLEKEIIKFWQENKIFEQSVEKRSKDHCFVFYDGPPFANGLPHYGHLLTGFIKDAFARYQTMLQKRVERRFGWDCHGLPAEMGAEKELRISGRTEIEKFGIEKFNNHCRTSVMKFSSEWEKYVNRQARWVDFHNDYKTMDKSFMESVMWAFKQLYDKGLVYESIRVVPYSWACETPLSNFETRLDNAYREKISKAVTVAFELLENPKQFKQKCKLLAWTTTPWTLPSNLALAVGEDIEYCMVLVNGEVCIFAESYLEKFVSHCEQSNIQYENCNTKLKASDLAGLSYKPLFDYFKDTKNAFRVFIADYVTGEDGTGVVHTAPGFGEEDFYLCQRHDIRAVCPIDNAGKFTAEVSDLAGVHVFDANDTVIKKLKRQGSWLKTEQYIHNYPHCWRTDTPLIYRTMPSWYVAVTKFKGRMTELNKRVNWMPNHIRDGQFGKWLEGAHDWSISRNRFWGTPIPVWKSDDAKYPRVDVYGSIAELERDFNVKIDDLHRPFIDTLTRPNPDDPTGKSVMRRVPDVFDCWFESGSMPFAQVHYPFENKEWFESNFPADFITEYIAQTRGWFYTLFVLSTALFDSEPFKNCICHGVVLDVKGQKLSKRLNNYADPMEVFDKYGSDALRFLMLSGSIVCGGNLLLDKEGNLVRDVLKNVIKPIWNSYHFFTMYANADGIKAEICQDYQSTIDRYMISKCFEAVEGIQASMNNYNSQEACKILTDFFEVLNNWYIRRSRERFWKGDLDQDKTDAYNVLYTVFYYMLRAAAPLLPLITETIWQGLRYEETSVHLAGFPQLERYNSQLIAKMDLVREICNSALSIRNTFNMRIRQPLGSMTIYHRSSCDFLENEYQEIIRDEVNVKKLELVNRLEDIASLELKLNFPLLGKKVADKIKKLVQYVKEEKWKQIENEQIFLGDETENYTIETGEYELLLKANSEYSSVFDNNKGIVVLTTELNDELILEGLARDVVRLIQETRKQADFDISDRIKVIIKTEDEKIKEAINTWVEYIKDQTLALSLDTNKEIEADFYSKEYQGLTVGIKLIKLQS, from the coding sequence ATGAATATGAAGTATTATCCTGATACAAGCAGCAGTCCTGATTTTTCATTGCTAGAAAAGGAAATCATAAAATTTTGGCAGGAAAATAAAATTTTTGAGCAGTCAGTCGAGAAACGTTCCAAGGATCATTGTTTTGTATTTTATGATGGGCCTCCGTTTGCAAATGGACTTCCGCATTACGGACACTTGCTTACTGGTTTTATAAAAGATGCATTTGCAAGATATCAAACTATGCTGCAAAAAAGGGTTGAACGCAGATTTGGTTGGGATTGCCATGGGCTACCGGCTGAGATGGGCGCGGAAAAGGAACTTAGAATATCTGGTAGAACTGAGATAGAGAAATTTGGCATTGAAAAATTCAATAATCATTGCCGTACTTCTGTGATGAAATTTTCATCAGAATGGGAGAAGTATGTAAATAGACAAGCAAGATGGGTAGATTTTCACAATGACTATAAGACTATGGATAAGTCATTCATGGAGTCGGTCATGTGGGCATTTAAGCAGCTTTATGATAAAGGTCTGGTGTATGAATCAATACGCGTTGTTCCCTATAGCTGGGCGTGCGAAACTCCACTCTCTAATTTTGAAACAAGGCTTGATAATGCATATAGAGAAAAAATTAGCAAAGCTGTAACTGTTGCTTTTGAACTTTTAGAAAACCCAAAGCAATTTAAACAAAAATGTAAGTTGCTTGCTTGGACTACAACCCCTTGGACGTTGCCAAGCAACCTCGCACTGGCAGTAGGGGAGGATATTGAGTATTGTATGGTGTTAGTAAATGGTGAAGTCTGCATCTTTGCTGAAAGTTATTTAGAGAAATTTGTCAGCCACTGTGAACAAAGCAATATTCAATATGAAAACTGTAATACAAAACTTAAAGCGAGTGATCTTGCAGGTCTTTCCTATAAACCACTGTTTGATTACTTTAAAGATACAAAGAATGCGTTCCGTGTTTTCATTGCTGATTATGTTACAGGAGAAGATGGTACTGGTGTTGTGCACACTGCTCCTGGATTTGGTGAAGAAGATTTTTACCTTTGCCAAAGACATGATATTCGGGCTGTTTGTCCAATTGATAACGCTGGAAAGTTTACTGCTGAAGTTTCAGATTTGGCAGGAGTTCATGTTTTTGATGCTAATGATACAGTAATCAAGAAATTAAAAAGGCAGGGGAGCTGGTTGAAAACTGAGCAATATATTCACAATTATCCACACTGCTGGAGAACTGACACTCCTTTAATCTACCGCACTATGCCTTCTTGGTATGTTGCTGTGACAAAGTTTAAGGGAAGAATGACAGAGCTAAATAAGAGAGTTAATTGGATGCCAAATCATATAAGAGATGGTCAATTTGGAAAATGGCTTGAAGGAGCGCACGACTGGTCTATTTCACGCAATCGATTCTGGGGTACTCCAATTCCTGTGTGGAAATCAGACGATGCAAAATATCCAAGAGTGGATGTGTATGGCTCAATAGCAGAACTAGAGCGAGACTTTAATGTTAAGATAGATGACTTGCACAGACCGTTTATCGATACTTTGACGAGACCAAATCCTGATGATCCAACAGGAAAATCAGTTATGCGTCGTGTACCTGATGTATTTGACTGTTGGTTTGAATCTGGCTCAATGCCATTTGCGCAAGTTCACTATCCGTTTGAAAATAAGGAGTGGTTTGAGAGTAATTTTCCTGCAGATTTTATCACCGAGTATATAGCACAAACAAGAGGATGGTTCTATACGCTTTTTGTACTTTCCACTGCTTTATTTGATAGTGAGCCATTTAAGAACTGCATATGCCACGGCGTTGTTTTGGATGTAAAAGGGCAGAAATTATCCAAACGTCTGAATAATTATGCGGACCCAATGGAAGTGTTTGACAAATATGGTTCTGATGCGCTGCGTTTTCTTATGCTGTCTGGTTCCATTGTCTGCGGTGGTAATTTACTACTCGACAAAGAAGGAAATTTAGTTCGTGATGTTCTAAAAAACGTAATAAAACCTATTTGGAACAGTTATCACTTTTTTACTATGTATGCAAATGCAGATGGAATTAAAGCTGAGATTTGTCAAGATTATCAAAGTACTATTGATCGCTACATGATTTCAAAATGTTTTGAAGCTGTGGAAGGTATCCAAGCTTCTATGAACAACTATAACTCACAGGAGGCTTGCAAAATCCTGACAGATTTCTTTGAAGTGCTAAATAACTGGTATATTCGTCGCAGTCGTGAGCGTTTTTGGAAAGGTGATTTAGATCAAGACAAAACTGACGCTTATAATGTGCTATACACAGTTTTTTATTACATGCTTCGGGCTGCAGCTCCTTTATTGCCACTTATAACAGAGACTATATGGCAGGGGCTTAGGTATGAAGAAACATCTGTTCATTTGGCTGGTTTCCCACAATTAGAGAGATATAATAGTCAGCTCATTGCCAAGATGGATTTGGTAAGAGAGATATGTAACTCTGCATTATCCATCAGAAATACGTTTAACATGCGCATCAGGCAGCCACTTGGCAGTATGACCATTTATCATAGGTCTTCCTGCGATTTCCTTGAAAATGAATATCAAGAGATAATAAGAGATGAGGTAAATGTAAAAAAATTAGAATTAGTAAACAGACTTGAAGATATTGCATCACTAGAGCTAAAACTAAATTTTCCGCTACTTGGTAAGAAGGTTGCAGATAAAATCAAGAAACTAGTTCAATATGTCAAAGAAGAAAAGTGGAAGCAAATTGAGAATGAGCAAATATTTCTGGGGGATGAAACAGAGAACTATACTATAGAAACAGGTGAATATGAACTATTGTTAAAAGCAAACAGTGAATATTCTTCTGTATTTGATAACAATAAAGGGATTGTTGTTCTGACTACTGAGCTCAATGACGAACTAATTCTAGAAGGACTCGCAAGAGATGTTGTGAGGCTTATTCAAGAAACTAGAAAACAAGCTGATTTCGATATATCAGACAGAATCAAAGTAATAATAAAAACAGAAGATGAAAAAATTAAGGAAGCAATAAATACATGGGTTGAATATATAAAAGATCAGACCCTTGCCTTATCTTTGGACACTAATAAAGAGATCGAGGCCGATTTCTATTCTAAGGAATACCAAGGTTTGACAGTTGGTATTAAGTTAATAAAGTTGCAAAGTTAG